A DNA window from Chthonomonas sp. contains the following coding sequences:
- a CDS encoding N-acetyltransferase, producing MSSFVHPTAVVDEGAKIGEGTKIWHFCHVLPRAEIGTNCILGQNVMVANNVTIGNFVKIQNNVSLYEGVVLEDYVFCGPSCVFTNVLTPRCEFPRATSEHYHTTIVKRGASIGANATIVCGVTLHEGAFVAAGAVVTKDVPAFTMVAGVPATPIGHMSAYGDRLDFKADPGQPYQTATDSQGEEYRLMPDGQVLRMQSQPVV from the coding sequence GTGAGTTCGTTCGTCCATCCCACGGCCGTTGTAGATGAGGGCGCGAAGATCGGCGAGGGCACGAAGATTTGGCACTTCTGCCACGTCCTGCCCCGCGCCGAAATCGGAACCAATTGCATCCTCGGGCAAAACGTGATGGTGGCCAACAACGTCACCATCGGCAACTTCGTCAAGATTCAAAATAACGTCAGCCTCTACGAGGGCGTGGTGCTGGAGGACTATGTGTTTTGCGGGCCGAGCTGTGTGTTTACCAACGTGCTCACGCCGCGCTGCGAGTTTCCGCGCGCCACCAGCGAGCATTATCACACCACCATCGTCAAGCGAGGCGCGAGCATCGGGGCCAACGCCACCATTGTTTGCGGCGTCACGCTCCACGAGGGCGCATTTGTCGCGGCCGGCGCGGTCGTCACCAAAGACGTGCCCGCGTTCACCATGGTCGCCGGAGTACCGGCGACGCCCATCGGCCACATGAGCGCGTACGGCGACCGGCTTGACTTCAAAGCCGACCCCGGCCAGCCCTACCAAACCGCCACCGATTCGCAGGGCGAAGAGTATCGTTTGATGCCCGACGGTCAGGTGTTGCGCATGCAATCTCAGCCCGTGGTTTGA
- a CDS encoding flagellar assembly protein FliW, translated as MRTMTKVMTSRFGEIEYTKEDVLTVREGLLGFEGFTKFLLIEHKPDSPFRWMQSLQRPELAFLVVDPFQFFADYDVVLTDQAAEDLELTPTTGQVVYTIVTIPRGKPDDMTVNLAGPIVINADTREARQFVVENPAFSVKQRLVIESPVKTAA; from the coding sequence ATGCGAACCATGACGAAAGTAATGACCTCTCGCTTTGGCGAGATCGAGTACACCAAGGAGGATGTGCTGACGGTTCGCGAAGGATTGCTAGGCTTCGAGGGATTCACCAAATTCCTCTTGATTGAACACAAACCGGATAGCCCGTTTCGCTGGATGCAGTCGCTGCAACGGCCGGAACTCGCCTTTTTGGTCGTGGACCCATTCCAGTTTTTTGCCGATTACGACGTGGTTTTGACCGACCAAGCGGCGGAAGATTTGGAATTAACGCCAACAACGGGGCAGGTGGTCTATACTATCGTCACGATTCCTCGTGGAAAACCTGACGACATGACCGTGAACCTGGCCGGGCCCATTGTCATCAATGCAGATACCCGTGAGGCGCGTCAATTCGTTGTCGAGAACCCGGCGTTCTCGGTGAAGCAACGACTTGTGATCGAGTCTCCGGTGAAGACAGCCGCGTAG
- a CDS encoding sigma-70 family RNA polymerase sigma factor encodes MSEQSLQREEQDALVLRYLERPRPELQDLILVQYSPLVERIARRFSGLEAQEDLVQVGFVGLLNALSKYNPEAGVRFNTYATHLVAGEMKHYLRDRSQTIRQPAWLQELRHKVNKAVGILQAEHGRQPTVEEIATAVGITASAVEEVFQTQDMLKLASLDQSQGEDDNGAEVDQLDSGDFCKEQLSVEDRVLLESAMQQLRDVERDVLTLFHFDALNQTEIAHRLGISCNYVSHILRQSLGKLRRILTAENDKEVRLRKQVDSFPDDNTVDPLTGAYSETYFFTRLQEECHRASSMEGQMGLLRFEFDGLDLLGSYYGQASVEDFLMDVADFFKENVRRIDVVCRVGKTGFGVVLCGTALTAEVIGLRLNELMHDWLATRQAPSGPVKVVLGSATFPTDGQAARKLYDAAAPARPQGNKKAA; translated from the coding sequence ATGTCTGAACAATCGTTGCAACGTGAAGAGCAAGATGCTCTCGTACTGCGCTATCTCGAGCGGCCCCGGCCCGAACTCCAAGACCTGATCTTGGTTCAATATTCGCCTTTGGTGGAGCGCATCGCTCGCCGCTTTTCGGGTCTCGAAGCGCAAGAAGACCTCGTGCAAGTGGGCTTTGTTGGCCTGCTCAACGCGCTGAGCAAATACAACCCGGAAGCCGGAGTGCGCTTTAACACCTACGCCACGCACCTGGTAGCCGGCGAGATGAAGCACTATCTGCGCGACCGCTCGCAAACCATTCGCCAACCGGCCTGGCTGCAAGAGCTGCGCCACAAGGTCAACAAAGCCGTCGGCATTTTGCAAGCCGAACACGGTCGGCAACCGACGGTCGAGGAAATCGCGACCGCCGTGGGCATCACCGCTAGCGCGGTGGAGGAAGTGTTCCAAACGCAGGACATGCTCAAGCTGGCCTCGCTCGACCAATCGCAGGGCGAAGACGACAACGGCGCCGAAGTTGATCAACTGGACAGCGGCGACTTCTGCAAGGAGCAGCTTTCGGTGGAAGACCGCGTGCTGTTGGAATCGGCCATGCAACAACTGCGCGACGTCGAGCGCGACGTGCTGACGTTGTTCCACTTTGACGCGCTGAATCAAACCGAGATCGCGCACCGACTTGGCATTTCGTGCAACTACGTGTCGCACATTCTTCGCCAATCGCTGGGCAAGTTGCGCCGCATTCTTACCGCCGAAAACGATAAGGAAGTGCGCCTGCGCAAGCAAGTGGACTCGTTCCCGGATGATAACACCGTGGACCCGCTCACCGGTGCCTACAGCGAAACGTACTTCTTCACTCGCCTGCAAGAAGAGTGTCACCGCGCTTCGAGCATGGAAGGTCAAATGGGCCTGCTGCGCTTTGAGTTCGACGGCCTCGACTTGCTGGGTTCCTACTACGGCCAAGCATCGGTGGAAGACTTTCTGATGGACGTCGCCGACTTCTTTAAGGAAAATGTCCGCCGCATTGACGTGGTGTGCCGGGTCGGCAAGACCGGCTTTGGCGTAGTGCTTTGCGGCACCGCTCTCACCGCCGAGGTCATCGGGCTCCGCCTAAACGAGTTGATGCACGACTGGCTGGCGACGCGCCAAGCGCCGAGCGGTCCGGTCAAGGTGGTGTTGGGTTCGGCGACGTTCCCCACGGATGGTCAGGCGGCCCGCAAGCTGTACGACGCGGCGGCTCCGGCTCGCCCGCAAGGCAACAAGAAGGCCGCCTAG
- a CDS encoding sigma-70 family RNA polymerase sigma factor, which yields MDVFASVRKSDSQSQADNRQHFEKLMRESYRQVFSLAIRLTGNASEAEDLVQESYVRAFRFFHRYDRSLQFTSWLYRIMTNVHIDSIRRKSRLKVTSLDSVGPQGNKAWDVPDQSSTPEETMVESHLAEPFQIALRAMTPEFRMAVMLADVEGLAYEEIAEMMDISVGTVRSRIHRGRKQLKERLGPNFLKEISLR from the coding sequence ATGGATGTTTTCGCCTCGGTCCGCAAGTCGGATAGCCAGAGCCAAGCTGACAACCGTCAGCACTTTGAAAAGCTCATGCGCGAAAGCTACCGTCAGGTGTTTAGCTTGGCGATTCGGTTGACCGGCAACGCCAGCGAAGCCGAAGACCTCGTTCAGGAATCCTACGTCCGTGCCTTTCGGTTCTTCCACCGGTACGATCGCTCGCTCCAATTTACGAGCTGGCTGTACCGGATCATGACCAACGTCCACATCGACTCGATTCGGCGAAAGTCCCGCCTGAAGGTCACGAGTTTGGATTCGGTTGGTCCGCAAGGGAACAAAGCGTGGGACGTGCCCGACCAAAGTTCAACGCCTGAGGAGACGATGGTCGAAAGCCACCTCGCCGAGCCGTTCCAGATTGCATTGCGCGCAATGACTCCGGAATTTCGCATGGCCGTGATGTTGGCTGACGTAGAAGGGCTGGCATACGAGGAAATTGCAGAAATGATGGACATCTCGGTTGGCACTGTTCGCAGCCGCATCCATCGTGGAAGAAAGCAATTGAAAGAACGCCTCGGCCCTAACTTCCTCAAGGAGATTTCGCTTCGATGA
- a CDS encoding type II secretion system F family protein — MPYYAYTAVDASGKQVRATIEAESEASIVARLREQSLHVIEVTETKKASAGGSSFGKKKMKPKALVVFSRQFATMIDAGIPILRCLEILTNQCKDLALKEVLEQVFVDVKSGTPLNEAMAKHPQIFSKLYINMIRAAEVGGILDIILERLSTFLEYEAEVRAKIKGAMMYPVMVLGFSVLMLFALFTFVLPRFKDIFKGMDVELPTITKALFGMGDFMQARWWMIILFAIGGFIGVKQWGKTTNGRYKLDWIKLHAPIVGELSLKMSVARFCRTFGTLINSGVPMMRSLEIVSETLANKVLQEAIDNTRMSIREGQKLSAPLMASGLFPAMVTQMIDIGEESGRLPEMLVKIGDFYDTEVEATVKGLTSMIEPLLIIFMGVIVGFIAIAVMSPIFSIIQSVS, encoded by the coding sequence ATGCCGTATTACGCTTACACCGCAGTCGACGCATCCGGAAAACAGGTTCGAGCCACGATCGAAGCCGAAAGCGAGGCCTCGATTGTTGCCCGCCTGCGGGAGCAATCGCTGCACGTCATCGAGGTCACGGAGACCAAGAAGGCGTCCGCAGGTGGATCGAGCTTCGGCAAGAAGAAAATGAAGCCGAAGGCGCTCGTCGTCTTCTCCCGTCAATTTGCGACGATGATCGACGCGGGGATTCCCATTCTCCGCTGTCTGGAAATTCTGACCAACCAGTGTAAGGACCTTGCGCTGAAGGAAGTGCTGGAGCAGGTGTTTGTCGACGTGAAGTCGGGGACGCCGCTCAACGAGGCGATGGCCAAGCACCCGCAAATCTTCAGCAAGCTCTACATCAACATGATCCGCGCCGCCGAAGTTGGCGGGATCCTCGACATCATCCTGGAGCGCCTTTCGACGTTCTTGGAATACGAAGCCGAGGTGCGCGCCAAGATCAAGGGCGCGATGATGTACCCGGTCATGGTGCTCGGGTTCTCGGTGCTCATGTTGTTTGCGCTCTTCACCTTTGTGTTGCCGCGCTTCAAGGACATTTTCAAGGGCATGGACGTGGAACTCCCGACCATCACCAAGGCGCTGTTCGGCATGGGTGACTTCATGCAGGCTCGCTGGTGGATGATCATTCTGTTCGCCATCGGTGGATTCATCGGGGTGAAGCAGTGGGGCAAAACCACCAATGGCCGCTACAAGCTGGACTGGATCAAGTTGCATGCGCCGATCGTCGGCGAGCTTTCGCTCAAGATGAGCGTGGCTCGATTCTGCCGCACGTTCGGCACGCTCATCAACTCGGGTGTTCCGATGATGCGCTCGCTCGAAATCGTCTCCGAAACCTTGGCGAACAAAGTTCTGCAGGAAGCGATTGACAACACCCGCATGAGCATTCGTGAGGGTCAAAAGCTCTCGGCTCCGCTCATGGCCAGCGGCCTCTTCCCGGCGATGGTCACGCAGATGATTGACATCGGCGAAGAATCTGGTCGCCTGCCGGAAATGCTCGTCAAGATTGGCGACTTCTACGACACCGAAGTGGAAGCCACCGTGAAGGGTCTTACCTCGATGATCGAGCCGCTGCTCATCATCTTCATGGGTGTGATCGTTGGCTTCATCGCCATCGCCGTCATGAGCCCGATCTTCTCGATCATCCAAAGCGTTTCGTAA
- the ileS gene encoding isoleucine--tRNA ligase — MEFKSTLNLPDPEFTIAMKADLANREPEIQARWAEMGLYHRILESRANSPTFVLHDGPPYTNSPIHIGTALNKILKDLVVKSRTLMGYQCPYVPGYDNHGLPIEQTVMKAFHEQKLSPDVPTLRQACREHAAKYLDIQTQQFQRLGIFGLWEKPYTTMAFRYEAEIVRTFRRLVEIGQVYRGMRPVMWSPTSQTALADTEIIYKDVVSKAIYVAFPLQPEEQDKFPEFPNLHCVIWTTTPWTIPANLGVAFHPEYEYATVRAGDRHYLLLEALVEKTMAACGIADYEIVNRTPGAEFEFLRFKHPIFDRDSVGLLADYVTTEDGTGIVHTAPGHGREDFQTGKKYGLPVLCPVNGRGVLTEEAGEFAGVFYKDCDTVVLQRLREVGLLLAESDYAHSYPHAERDEKPVIFRTTDQWFVSIDANDLRPRLLDQIERVQWVPATGKTRITAMVANRPDWCVSRQRPWGVGIPIFYGAETGKPVMDPVAIEAVAQLIDREGSDAWFTRSAAEILPAGYMHPDTGETEFTKETDVFDVWFDSGATNLCVLEGNVEPEWPAIWPADIYFEGSDQHRGWFNVSLIIGTAIKGEAPFRAVGTHGFVNDEKGQKMSKRTGNVIDPVQVCNTNGADILRYWVASVDYVNDVPVSQAILKQCGDQYRTVRNQFRFLLGNLNGYDPLSPVEYQPIDQWIVEQTELLVADVMDAYEAYDFGRAITAIHNFCAKEISAIYNDAIKDRMYCDGADWPSRSAAQRACHTVIVALVKLIAPILPHTAEEVYERIPLAERQASVHMEVMPRPMAERLSEIEGNALQTQIAMALGVREQVFAEFERYKQEGAVKDSQKAICDLVCSEAEAHALTGLGAFLAIFFKMSEVNVTKGEFAVSFRPSPHAECARSRLLRPDCREVTYQGETVVLSKRDRMVLGVED, encoded by the coding sequence ATGGAGTTCAAAAGTACCCTCAACCTCCCCGATCCTGAGTTCACGATCGCGATGAAGGCCGACCTGGCCAATCGCGAACCGGAAATTCAGGCTCGTTGGGCAGAAATGGGGCTGTACCACCGCATTCTCGAATCGCGGGCGAACTCTCCGACGTTTGTGCTGCACGATGGGCCGCCGTACACCAACAGCCCGATTCACATCGGCACGGCCCTGAACAAAATCCTCAAAGACCTGGTCGTCAAGTCGCGCACGCTCATGGGCTATCAATGCCCCTACGTGCCCGGTTACGACAACCATGGCCTGCCCATCGAGCAGACCGTGATGAAGGCGTTTCACGAGCAAAAGCTCTCGCCCGACGTGCCGACCCTGCGCCAAGCTTGCCGCGAGCACGCGGCCAAGTATCTCGATATCCAAACGCAGCAGTTTCAGCGGCTCGGCATCTTCGGTCTTTGGGAAAAGCCGTACACCACGATGGCGTTCCGGTACGAAGCCGAGATCGTGCGCACCTTCCGGCGGCTGGTCGAAATCGGCCAGGTGTATCGCGGCATGCGCCCTGTCATGTGGAGCCCAACCTCGCAGACGGCGCTCGCCGACACGGAGATCATCTACAAGGATGTCGTGAGCAAGGCGATCTATGTCGCGTTTCCGCTCCAGCCCGAAGAGCAGGACAAGTTCCCCGAGTTTCCGAACCTGCACTGCGTCATCTGGACGACGACGCCCTGGACGATTCCCGCGAATCTCGGCGTGGCGTTTCACCCCGAATACGAGTACGCGACGGTGCGCGCCGGCGATCGGCACTACCTGCTGCTCGAAGCCTTGGTCGAAAAGACCATGGCGGCCTGCGGCATCGCCGACTACGAAATCGTCAACCGCACGCCGGGCGCCGAGTTCGAATTCCTGCGCTTTAAGCACCCGATTTTCGATCGTGATTCGGTGGGTCTGCTCGCCGATTACGTAACCACCGAGGACGGAACGGGCATCGTGCACACCGCGCCGGGTCATGGCCGCGAGGACTTTCAGACCGGCAAGAAGTACGGCCTGCCCGTGCTGTGCCCGGTCAATGGCCGCGGCGTCCTCACCGAGGAAGCGGGCGAATTCGCTGGCGTGTTCTACAAGGATTGCGATACGGTCGTGCTGCAACGTCTCCGCGAGGTTGGGCTTCTGCTCGCCGAAAGCGATTACGCGCACAGCTATCCCCACGCCGAGCGCGACGAAAAGCCGGTTATCTTCCGCACCACCGACCAGTGGTTCGTGTCGATTGACGCCAACGACCTCCGTCCGCGCCTGCTTGACCAAATCGAGCGCGTGCAATGGGTGCCCGCGACCGGCAAGACTCGCATCACGGCCATGGTGGCCAACCGCCCCGATTGGTGCGTGTCGCGTCAGCGACCTTGGGGCGTCGGAATCCCGATCTTCTACGGCGCCGAAACCGGCAAGCCAGTAATGGACCCCGTCGCCATCGAGGCGGTGGCTCAACTCATCGACCGCGAAGGTTCCGACGCCTGGTTTACGCGCTCGGCGGCGGAGATTTTGCCCGCCGGATACATGCACCCGGACACTGGCGAAACGGAATTCACCAAGGAAACCGACGTATTCGACGTGTGGTTCGATAGCGGCGCGACCAACCTTTGCGTGCTGGAAGGTAATGTCGAGCCCGAGTGGCCGGCTATCTGGCCCGCGGACATCTACTTCGAGGGCAGCGATCAGCACCGCGGCTGGTTCAACGTGTCGCTCATCATCGGCACCGCCATCAAGGGCGAGGCGCCGTTCCGCGCGGTAGGCACCCACGGCTTTGTCAACGACGAAAAGGGGCAGAAAATGTCCAAGCGCACGGGCAATGTGATTGACCCGGTGCAGGTTTGCAACACGAATGGCGCGGACATTTTGCGCTACTGGGTGGCCAGCGTGGACTACGTGAACGACGTTCCCGTGAGTCAAGCGATTCTTAAGCAGTGCGGCGACCAGTATCGCACGGTGCGCAACCAGTTTCGGTTCCTGCTCGGCAACTTAAACGGCTACGATCCGCTCTCGCCGGTGGAGTATCAGCCGATTGACCAGTGGATCGTCGAGCAAACGGAGCTTTTGGTGGCCGACGTGATGGACGCTTACGAGGCATACGACTTTGGTCGGGCGATCACCGCCATTCACAACTTCTGCGCGAAGGAAATCTCGGCCATCTACAACGACGCGATCAAGGACCGCATGTACTGCGACGGCGCCGATTGGCCATCCCGGAGCGCGGCTCAGCGCGCGTGCCACACCGTGATCGTGGCCTTGGTCAAGCTCATCGCGCCGATTCTGCCGCATACCGCGGAGGAAGTCTACGAGCGGATTCCTTTGGCCGAGCGCCAAGCGAGCGTGCACATGGAAGTCATGCCCCGGCCGATGGCCGAGCGACTCAGCGAGATTGAGGGCAATGCCCTGCAAACGCAGATCGCCATGGCGCTGGGAGTGCGCGAGCAAGTGTTTGCCGAATTCGAGCGATATAAGCAAGAAGGTGCAGTCAAAGATAGTCAAAAGGCGATCTGCGATCTGGTCTGCTCCGAAGCCGAAGCCCATGCGCTGACCGGCCTTGGCGCGTTCCTGGCGATCTTCTTTAAGATGAGCGAGGTGAACGTCACCAAGGGCGAATTCGCGGTCTCGTTCCGCCCGAGCCCGCACGCCGAATGCGCGCGCAGCCGCTTGCTCCGTCCGGATTGCCGCGAAGTGACGTACCAAGGCGAAACCGTGGTGCTGAGCAAACGCGACCGCATGGTGTTGGGCGTAGAAGACTAA
- a CDS encoding transposase — protein sequence MNQSDDHGTEPVFEFADSAITKTQGFYLPHWTRENGIYHVVFRLVDSLPKDVVLLLRDEKAHLLSHHCDQELNDVQIRRLNELSSARVSDALDRGIGECLLRNSAAAEIMEAVVRHFDKQRYHLHAWCIMPNHVHTVLQPIAPFKLPDITHSWKSYSAHAINKALGRTGSLWHKESYDHLIRTEQSYRRIIQYVLDNPARAGLRNWKWVGAVEID from the coding sequence ATGAATCAATCGGATGATCATGGTACGGAGCCCGTCTTTGAGTTTGCCGATTCGGCGATTACCAAAACTCAGGGATTCTATCTTCCGCACTGGACTCGGGAGAATGGGATTTACCATGTTGTTTTTCGTCTGGTCGATAGTCTCCCCAAGGATGTGGTGCTTCTGCTCCGCGACGAAAAGGCTCACCTATTAAGTCACCATTGTGACCAAGAACTCAACGACGTGCAGATTCGGCGACTAAACGAGTTGTCGAGCGCAAGGGTGTCCGATGCACTTGACCGTGGGATCGGTGAGTGCCTATTGAGAAACTCAGCGGCCGCCGAGATTATGGAGGCCGTTGTCCGGCACTTTGACAAGCAGCGCTACCATCTTCACGCATGGTGCATCATGCCGAATCACGTTCATACTGTGCTTCAACCCATCGCTCCTTTCAAGCTTCCGGATATTACTCATTCTTGGAAGTCATACTCTGCGCACGCCATCAACAAGGCGTTGGGAAGAACCGGTTCCCTTTGGCACAAGGAGTCATACGATCACCTAATTAGAACGGAGCAATCCTACAGGCGAATCATCCAGTACGTTTTGGACAATCCCGCGCGGGCTGGGCTTCGTAACTGGAAGTGGGTTGGGGCTGTCGAGATCGACTGA
- a CDS encoding cyclic-di-AMP receptor, producing the protein MKLAICIVHSRDKNRLSDDLVASGFKFTILSSTGGFLREGNATFMIGLDDDQKEELKTVIGRNCHAREQIMSVNPVESGAGMLPTAMKVPVGGAVLFFIPVESYERF; encoded by the coding sequence ATGAAGCTCGCCATTTGCATCGTCCATTCCCGCGACAAGAATCGCTTGTCGGACGATCTGGTTGCGTCGGGATTTAAGTTCACCATCCTCAGCAGCACCGGCGGCTTTCTGCGAGAGGGCAACGCGACCTTCATGATCGGTCTGGACGACGATCAGAAGGAAGAGCTGAAGACCGTAATCGGCCGCAACTGCCACGCTCGCGAGCAGATCATGAGCGTGAACCCGGTGGAATCCGGCGCGGGCATGCTACCTACCGCGATGAAGGTGCCGGTCGGCGGCGCGGTGCTGTTCTTTATTCCTGTGGAGTCGTATGAGCGCTTCTAG
- a CDS encoding zf-HC2 domain-containing protein translates to MNCTWTTARLSAYVDNELGGEDMLRIREHLRLCPCCAQELEALRTIKLSLAELSTCGPDPDFESRLIAHVMGADLSPARRSPNRLALVAAAGLAIAGLSYVVIQQVAPPKAAPAPQLVEADPAAVWGADPLSGQVPVVSAASYNR, encoded by the coding sequence ATGAATTGCACCTGGACCACTGCCCGACTGTCCGCCTACGTAGATAACGAACTCGGTGGCGAAGACATGCTCCGCATCCGCGAGCACCTGCGACTCTGCCCGTGCTGCGCTCAAGAACTTGAGGCCCTGCGCACAATCAAGCTGAGCTTGGCCGAGCTCTCGACGTGCGGCCCCGATCCTGATTTTGAGAGTCGCCTCATTGCTCACGTAATGGGCGCCGACCTCTCCCCGGCCCGACGGAGCCCGAATCGCCTGGCGCTGGTCGCCGCGGCGGGTCTCGCCATCGCGGGTCTTTCCTATGTTGTGATACAACAAGTCGCCCCGCCAAAGGCCGCGCCCGCGCCGCAATTGGTGGAAGCCGATCCGGCCGCGGTGTGGGGCGCCGATCCCCTGTCTGGCCAAGTGCCGGTGGTTTCGGCCGCCAGCTACAATCGGTAA
- a CDS encoding oligosaccharide flippase family protein: MSQSKNLFLVGGAKLLGLAVQFFTIRLFFDILGKTGFGVCSALVNLQRFVLLADLGLPESTNRQMAAAWASGDDQQGLRVWNTHKRIALVAGSLMVVIYGLLSLFYPLHQVELGTSRKVLLFLLAGIYTALTYGIYTYGSWFSSRRQFGPVATAALWMSVGGATLSAGLVWWLRSQEAYFIGFSTGAALGLLSLYRRRRQELSSRSTPSFDPDVFKEAKRFGIRALANKLSGAIGNGADRIIIHQQLGEGAIGVYNVSARAPEAAADALPLYQIISPELVGAHAKGPEQFSRAIDSSLRTALLVGICGILVPCAFGFGFLPYLLGRSFDATLPWVMAGIGAYRMFETLYSAVAVIIYANGNPEKIIPFTLWNGFATLFLSLPAVTWRGLEGIVIMNLGIMVLQFVPLLRMTLRTCAPDLPRRALLTTFALMIGVGTGIGLGAFEFARYAYGQGIGWVSLLTAPLFSGLTLLVLVKTKLAKAPEFLARRVPFLR; this comes from the coding sequence GTGAGTCAAAGCAAGAATCTTTTTTTGGTCGGCGGGGCGAAGCTCCTGGGGCTTGCCGTCCAGTTTTTCACGATCCGGCTGTTCTTTGACATCCTTGGCAAGACCGGTTTTGGTGTTTGCAGTGCGTTGGTCAACTTGCAGCGCTTTGTTCTTTTGGCCGACCTGGGCTTGCCGGAATCCACCAATCGGCAGATGGCGGCGGCCTGGGCGAGCGGCGACGATCAGCAGGGCTTGCGAGTGTGGAACACGCACAAGCGAATCGCGCTGGTCGCGGGCAGCCTCATGGTCGTCATCTATGGCCTGCTCAGCCTGTTCTATCCCCTCCATCAGGTGGAGCTGGGCACCTCGCGCAAGGTGCTCCTGTTTCTTCTTGCCGGGATTTATACCGCTTTAACCTACGGAATTTATACATACGGAAGCTGGTTTAGCTCGCGGAGGCAGTTTGGTCCGGTGGCCACCGCGGCGCTTTGGATGAGCGTTGGCGGCGCGACGTTGAGCGCGGGACTCGTGTGGTGGCTCCGCTCGCAGGAAGCCTATTTCATCGGGTTCTCGACCGGCGCCGCGCTCGGGTTGCTGAGCCTCTATCGCCGGCGTCGCCAGGAACTTTCCTCCCGATCCACGCCGAGCTTTGACCCGGACGTGTTTAAGGAAGCTAAACGGTTTGGCATTCGCGCTCTGGCCAACAAGCTGAGCGGCGCGATTGGAAATGGAGCCGATCGGATTATTATTCACCAGCAGCTCGGCGAGGGCGCGATCGGCGTTTATAACGTCAGCGCGCGCGCGCCCGAGGCGGCGGCGGACGCTTTGCCGCTGTATCAAATCATCAGCCCTGAGTTGGTCGGCGCACATGCTAAGGGGCCGGAGCAGTTCAGTCGGGCGATTGATAGCTCGCTACGGACTGCCTTGCTCGTGGGCATTTGCGGCATCCTCGTGCCGTGCGCCTTCGGTTTTGGCTTTCTGCCATACCTTTTGGGCCGCAGTTTTGACGCTACATTGCCGTGGGTGATGGCCGGGATCGGCGCGTACCGCATGTTCGAGACGCTCTACTCGGCGGTTGCCGTGATTATCTATGCGAACGGGAATCCCGAGAAGATCATTCCGTTTACGCTGTGGAACGGCTTCGCCACGCTCTTTTTGTCGTTGCCGGCGGTCACGTGGCGCGGCCTTGAGGGGATTGTGATTATGAATTTGGGCATCATGGTGCTACAGTTCGTGCCGTTGTTGCGGATGACCCTGCGCACTTGTGCCCCTGACTTGCCGCGCCGAGCGCTGCTGACGACCTTCGCTCTCATGATCGGGGTGGGCACCGGCATCGGCCTGGGTGCGTTTGAGTTTGCTCGGTATGCCTATGGGCAGGGAATCGGTTGGGTCTCGCTTCTCACGGCGCCGCTCTTTAGCGGCCTGACTCTGCTCGTACTGGTGAAGACGAAGCTCGCGAAGGCACCAGAGTTCCTTGCTCGTCGCGTTCCGTTTCTACGGTAG
- the lspA gene encoding signal peptidase II, producing the protein MKRARLFLVISLLFLVLDQVVKAWARGRFQLHESPGFPWPGVFEFTLVYNQGIAFGMMKGMSILFTPVAIAIVVMAYRFVANHPGERVFVHVAAGLVAAGAVGNMIDRIWLGKVTDMFWARFINFPVFNVADVCITIGAVLFGIRFVFERAFAPTPLANPEVAPKVSAE; encoded by the coding sequence ATGAAGCGCGCCCGCCTTTTTCTGGTGATCAGCCTCCTGTTCCTCGTGTTGGATCAGGTGGTGAAAGCGTGGGCGCGCGGACGGTTTCAGCTTCACGAGAGCCCGGGCTTCCCCTGGCCGGGCGTGTTCGAATTCACGCTGGTCTACAACCAGGGCATCGCCTTTGGGATGATGAAGGGCATGTCCATCTTGTTCACGCCGGTCGCCATTGCGATTGTGGTGATGGCTTACCGCTTTGTGGCGAACCATCCGGGCGAGCGCGTGTTTGTCCATGTCGCCGCGGGCCTGGTGGCCGCCGGGGCGGTCGGCAACATGATCGATCGCATTTGGCTTGGCAAAGTAACGGATATGTTTTGGGCGCGATTCATTAACTTTCCGGTATTCAACGTCGCCGACGTATGCATCACCATCGGGGCCGTGCTCTTTGGCATCCGGTTCGTCTTCGAACGGGCGTTCGCGCCGACTCCGCTGGCAAATCCTGAAGTAGCCCCTAAGGTTTCAGCGGAATAA
- the csrA gene encoding carbon storage regulator CsrA gives MLVLTRKLGQSIIINDEIEIVVLEVRGEQVRIGIKAPRNVPVHRKEIFEQIHEENVAASDVDPGDVPG, from the coding sequence ATGCTGGTTTTAACAAGGAAGCTCGGCCAGAGCATCATTATCAACGACGAGATCGAAATCGTCGTGCTGGAGGTTCGCGGCGAACAGGTCCGTATCGGGATCAAAGCGCCGCGAAACGTCCCGGTTCACCGCAAAGAAATCTTCGAGCAGATTCACGAAGAGAATGTGGCCGCCTCGGACGTGGACCCCGGCGACGTGCCGGGCTAG